Within Lolium rigidum isolate FL_2022 chromosome 5, APGP_CSIRO_Lrig_0.1, whole genome shotgun sequence, the genomic segment ggattttacttatgtgatctccggagactccttgtcccacgtgtgtaaaggtgacactgtgtgcaccgtgtgggtctcttaggctatatttcacgtaatacttattcaccgttatgaatggcatattgaagtgcttatttatatccctttatgattgcaatgtgttttgtatcacaatatatccgtgtgctactctagtgatgttattaaagtagtttattcctcccgcacggtgtaatggtgacgagtgtgtgcatcgtgtagtacttggcgtaggctatgattgtgatctcttgtagattatgaagttaactattgctatgatagtattgatgtgatctattcctcctttcgtagtgtgaaggtgacagtgtgcatgctatgttagtacttggtttggttatgttgatccgttatgcactctaaggttatttaaatatgaacattgaatattgtggagcttgttaactccggcattgagggttcgtgtaatcctacacggttagtggtgttcatcatccaacaagagggtgtagagtctagcatctatctatttattctgttatgtgatcaatgttgagagtgtccactagtgaaagtatgatccctaggccttgttcccaaatatcgctatcgctcgtttgtttactcgttttatcgcatctttacttcctgcaatattactaccatcaactgtacgccaacaagcacttttctggcgccgttactactgctcatattcattcataccacttgtatttcactatctctttgccgaactagtgcacctattaggtgtgttggggacacaagagacttcttgctttgtggttgcagggttgcatgagagggatatctttgacctcttcctccctgagttcgataaacaccacttaagggaaacttgttgttgttctacaaacctctgctcttggaggcccaacactgtctacaagaatagaagcacccgtagacatcagtgaccaCCAAAGGAGGCGAGACTACAGGCAAAGCTCCTCCGATGAGCTACGAGGTCAAtgaaaatgcatatgacaagccatattatcttgctgatggcatctactctGACTGGGTCACAATGGTGAAGACTGTCCTTAATCCAAACTCAGAGAAGACGAGAAGGttcgccaagatgcaagaggcttgcaggaaagatgtggagcgaggATTTGgtagctccaagctcggtggccaattgtccgtcacccagcAAGTGCATGATCGCTCAAGACCATGCAGGTGgtgatgacatgttgtgtgatcatgcacaacatgatcgttgagaacgaccgTCCTGCTGGCCGCAATGAGCATGCTGGCCGCAATGAGCACCACTGGGATTTCCAAGGTGAGTTGGTTGCGCCAATCGCTGGTGCATTATCTTGGGAGAACTATCTTCATATGAATGTAGATGTCACTGACGAGGCCGTGTGCAAACGcctgcagacggatctgattgagcatcagtcggGTGGCCGGCCACGAAGACATTGCCTAGAGGTATACCGTCTTATTTTCATTTAGACTTTTaaaaatttggatgtaataactatgacttcgttgaaactatttattttgttgttttaaaACATCTCAATTCATGCCGACGCGCAAATACGTCGAACCGCTGGAGACACACCTaggcgcaaacggacgctcgaaaAAACGGTCATTTTCACGTCCGCGGGGTGACGTAAACGGATGCACGTGGATAATTTGGACTTTCGAAATACGTCACCCCGGTGAAGATGCCCAAGATATGCGAAACTTATTTATTAGAGATATAGAAAACACTCTTTAGTAGTAGGCGTGTGCGTGTTCAGATTGCATGGGAGGATATTCGTCCGTATGCATATCTTGTTGTTGCTGCCACTGTACTGTCGAGTGATGGATGCATGGACATGGACGCGGGTCCAGGCAAGCGTGCGGCATCGGTTGCAACAACAGCTAGGGACAAGCCGCTCGATGTGACGCATCGTCGGGGGGACGCACGGAGCTGTGTCGGCTACCAGCACCTTGCTGTTCACTGCTCCAGTAGCTCTTTCTTTTCTCTGATCGAGGCCAAGCTCTGCCACGGATTTACTCCTATGATGGTGTATCCTGTGAAGCGGTCTGAGGCCATTGATTACGTCACTGTGCACGTAATGGTCTTCGTCTTGCTTCCGCTGTTCTGCACTGTCGTACGTGCTAGACATCGCCTCACACGGCATGTGTGAAGCAGAACAATGACAGCAGCTGCAACTAGCCATCCCAATTCGGCATTTCTAGGTAAAAGAAAACAACTACGGAGTATGATCTTACCATTTAAAATTTCTGGTAGCATATCTGCAAACCAAATTCTTCCATATCTTACAGCACTTTGGCTGCTCTCAAATGCCGTCCAAGAGCAGCGCCAAGTCGGACGTAGTATGTAGGTAAGGTGTTAAGGTGGGATTAAACCGAAATTTTACTTACAGTGTATTTTACTTTTTAAATTTCAATTTTAGTGCCAAAAATTacattagaaaaaataaaatgcaCTACAACTGAAATTAGATGAAATTAAACTTAATACTCTATATGCAGGCGCCGACACTAGTTGCCGCCATATGATGGGCACCTCTACCAAGACGTCTTCTCAATAcggcgcccacaaaaccattttttttttaaattatgcaaATAAACGCACCTACAAAGGGTATAAATTCAATGTCAAAGCCACCGTAAATTCTGGTCACCCAGATTAAAACGTTACATCGAGTTCAAACGAAATTCTTTTGTGGTTTCACGGAAAATGAAAGACAGAGAAAGCATAGAAAATTTTAGGTGAAAACAGAAGTGGTACGTGAGTGACGTTTTCCGAGTAATAACCAGAGAAAAAGAATTTATGTTTCTATAGTAAACCTCTGGGAAGCTGGCCTAGTCAAacctgtagaaggatagagagggagagagattggcggaatatggatgttgtattgagtctctcggcgagtatatatagtggtacagatttggaggctaagatagctctcctaaaGATATGGTAGGTAATATatctataccaaatatatctctaacagaaCCTATTGTGACATAAAACCTTTGACCTTTGGTTGTAAATCAGGAGCAAGCGCCAAACCTAAGGTTAGGGATCGATTTTGATAAATATATCCTTTTTTGAAAGTTCAGCACAATGTAACtctattttaatttaaaaaatctAAAGATAGATTTATGTCTTGTACTGAGAATGACGCTATGTGACCCACGTTTTCCAACTCTTCGCGGCGCtttatttcaaaattttatgcAGCTTTTGCTTCTTCTAGAGTGCAATACTACACACATAATATTACAAGCTAAAAGTATACAAACACTTAATGATATCCTAGCAACGTTTACTGCCCAACTTCATCCTCCAGACTGCCTTCTCCATAGACTATGTCGTAATCCGTGCTTTCTATGCCCCCTGGCAGATCTAGTTTTTCATAGTAGATGTCTTTACCGCCACCAATAAGAAGAGTAAAGAGAGCCCATTGAAGAAGAGAAGGCTGGTGCAGATAGCTGGAAACCCAACAAGGAACACCACGAGAAAGATAGTGAACCAAAAACACAAGTTGCAAAAAAGAAGGCTTGGCctctgaattttttgaatttgaattcaaaatttgtaACATTTTCTGGTCGTGTTCTTATTTGTAAACTTGAATTTCTTATGGTGCGCAAACTTGAATTTGTTATGTTGTATGAACTTGATATTTGTACGGTGTGTAAACTTGAATTTCATTTCATTTCTGGAGAGTTTTATTTTAACATATTCACACATCTCAAGTTTTGTAATTTCCCTAGAAACTAGTTGGTATACAAAAACATGGAACGCTGGATTCGCATTTTTCTGATTATTTTCAAATTAATTAGTTAGACATTTCTAAAAATAGGGTTGAAATTGCTGGCGTGCACATTCATATCAAATGGATAAATTATTTcatatttgtgtgtgtgtgtgtgtgtgtgtgtgatgcaTAGCATACTACAATAAAACCTTAAACTGAATTTTCCAATTTTCTCAAACCAAACTAATAGAACACTTgtcgttcaaatttgaattaatttcAAAAAAAACACTCAAAACCCATTTAAATGGGGAAAAGTAGTTATGAACCAAGAAACATTACCATATATGACAATTGGACATCCCATATGATCTACTTTCTGCGAAAATTACAATAGTAATAATTCACATCTTATTTTATGTAGCTACTTCACCAAAAATCACTTATTTGCACTAGACAATTGAAAAAACAATTTTTTTcactaaataattcaaaattaacTTTTGATAAATAAATTGAAAAATCAATTGAAAAGTCGCTTTTTTGTACTAAACAATTGAAAATCCACTTTGGGTAAATCAACTGAAAAATCACTCAATTGAAAATTTTCTTTTTTGCTCTAAACAATTTAAAATACACAGGTCCAAAGACAACAAATGGTCTCCATACATGGTCCCACTGTCAGCTATTTTTTATTTACCAATTTATGCGTCCCACGGATCACCTGTAATGGTTATGTGGTCCCACTGCGAGTAATTTGTATTACTACCTTAATTCTagatttgaatattatcttttgTAGATGGTCTAGATTTTTAGTGTCTACGTTATTTCTATTGTTCTATTTTCCCTTTAATGACGAGCTTAAAATCTATTTATGGTTCTTTTAATATATTGTTGGCTGCTATTGTGTTGGCTATATAGTGCTATTGGTTGTCCATTTGGTCATTCTAGTCTGGTTCTATATATGGTTCAATTATGTTATTGCTGGTCATGGCTCGGTCATGGATGGGATTCCCATTGCTTCTACTAGTTGTGCAGTTGATGATTTCTTGTTTAACATATATTTCAGATTTAATTCCCATGGTGCAATATTGTTGAGCTCAAACACAAATACGCGTCACCTTAGGGCGCTGGCAACATTGTAATCCTAATCTCttttctaatttgtgtgtttatgCAAGTTTAAAGACTAAAGTGTGAGGATTAATTTAGTGTAGGTTTTAGTCTTaagtttttatttcttttattcatTAAAAGTTGTAAAGACATGTGTCTATAGCACcaataaagtatattttctttaCTGTATATGATctttattttttatatttgaaatatgatgtagtttgaattcaaagttgaatataagatccaaattatatttttgaattcaaatgtgATGTGATAACTTTGTTTCCCATGTTTTCCTTTTTTTGCTGAAATAACAACAAAGATTATctcaaatcaaaacacaaaacttAATGATACTCCTAAATCATCAAGAATTGCATAATGATCTCGATCACTTCGGTTTTAAGTAAAAGTGAACTTTCCCGCTCAATTTTAGATGTATGCACAATTCCTAAATCTACCTTCTGTGTCCTATAAACCTAGGGCATTGCATTCGGGGACCGCATGGCCGGGAAGAGGTAGGAGGCAGTCGGCAGCGTGGCTGCGGGGCGGCGGGATGAGGTCACCGACGTGTAGGCTAGCCGGAGTAGCAAGGCGGAGAGGTCGTCCGTGCGCTATGGTTGGCCTTTCCCGCTTAGATTTGGCTAACGTGACAAAGATTTGAGTCGGATGAGTAGTGAGCTAGGCGGTACTCAAATTTAAGTATGTGCTAGCAAATTTTGAGTAAGTACTCAATATTTTTTTAGCTAGGACGACTTTTGAGTAAGTTGTCGGAGTTGTGTTTTTTCCCCAATATCTGAAAAACTATTTTTGAGTATTGGTATCCAATTTTGAGTAAGGGGATGCTCTAATGTTGGGTATGAGAAGGAGATGGGTCATCACAAAATGTGGGAGTGGTCCATAATTTATTTTCTCAACATCTTCACTGGGCTGTATTATGACATTTGACCTAATCTAATACATGCCTTCTGGAACCATCCTATGttcaaagaaaacaaataaacaaattatataccaAAAGAAGATATTTTACCGGTCAAAAAGGAAGATGTTCTGTAGCAAAGCTAAGGCAAGTCTGTTCCACTATTTCGATGATATATACACCCTCTATTCACTAACAAAAGACATTTTAtatttaaaagtaaactagatacaaATCATAATAAGtaaatctacacactaaaattaGACTAGATATAAATTAAAGTAAATATTAGAcccgtttgattcataggaatgttGAAGGAAAACCATAGGAATAGGAATTTTTCCTTTGGTGCCACTATTCATCCATTTGATTTAAATCCATTTGATTTACAGGGATAGGGTGTAGGAAAAATGTAGGAATTTTTCCTTTGGTTTAGGTTTCATAGAAAAATCAAATGAATTCTACAATCCACTCAAACCTGTTTTTTACATTCCTACGCATAAAGAACGAGACAATGATTATAAGTTGCATGATAATGATCTAATCTTACTTACAATCCACTCAAACCTGTGTTCTTcttattcctatgaatcaaacatccTACTTCATAAATTACACatgcatttctatcatattcctttATTTTTTCTATTCCTACGTTTGTGAAATCCTGCAAATCTCCTGCAAATCAAACAAACCCTGAAGTAATtgaatctacaaaaaaaaaaaaagctaaaacgTCTTTATAAGAGAACGGAGAGAGTAGATTGTTGCACCCGACCTTTTCAGGGTCGTATGCGAAAAAATGGCCAATGACAGTCAACGATAAGGATATGTTTGACAAGGATTGATGCGGAGAAAGCATATGGGCTATGGCTGTATCCTCTCGTCTTTTAACAGTGCATCTTGCTGATACTATTGCGATGCATCTCTGATAATGCTAGATAGCCAAATACACGACAAAATGTCATTTGCAACCGGTACACACTAACTGTTTAGGCCACATATTATACAAGCAGCACAACTTGCTGTTGTGACGTACCAGGTTACAAAGGATACACAAAACTAAAACGCACCAAAAGTAGACTAGCTATTACTGATTTATTTTCTCTTCATCTATGTTTAATTTTGCTTTCAAGATAGGAGCAGCTGAAGACCGATGTGGGCTCAGCAAACTGATTACGATCTTCGCCTGAGATTGATGGGATATCCTTTCAGGATTCGAGTGGTGGGAAAGAAGACAAGCCTATCTTCCTCAGCCGCTTCCCAGCTGCAGATTCATTGGCCAAGATGTACAAAACGTATCAGAATGGTATCTAGTTTGGAACTCACAAGCTGGAACTTCATTTGCAAAATATCTAGACCCTACAGCTAGAAAacagagtatatcttgaatagaaGATAGATATGACTTACGTAAAGCGCATTACAAGATGATGGAGGAAAACGGAGATGACAACACGGGCAAGCTCATAGCCAGGGCACAACCGAGGCCCACCACCAAACGGAGTGAATAGGTTCGCCCCTACCTCATTCTGAAGTTTATTGTTGCTCTGCACCAGCAATAAAATGAGTACACTGCATGCATTTACTTGACCTTTTCTAAGCAGTGACACAACAGAATAAGTAAGCCACCAGCAATGTAAAGAGTACCTGCCATCTCCAAGGGTCAAAAACCCTGGCGTTCTCGTAGTGCTCGGTATTTAGATGAACAGCTCGGAATGAAGCGAAAATTTTGCAGCCCTTCGGAATAGTGTAGCCTAATAACATAAATGAAGCAAATGTTACACATTAGCGATGGTTCCTGGTGAGAAATGTTCGGAAATATTGATTGTATGTACTGAAATACCATTGAAATGAATATCAGTGTTTGCTCGTCTGAAGACGCCACTAATAATGTTAGCCACGCGAAGTGACTCATTTATCACCTGCAGAAATGTCATCCATTATTATGATGTGGAAAATCCAACCATGATCAAACGCTATTCTCAAAAAATTAAGCGGCATCTTGTTTTAGGCATGATATTAGAAACCAATTTAAGAACAAGGGCCATTCAAATCATTACACATTGGGTGAATGTCATCGACTTGTAATCGCTCCACTCTAGGGGTTGGTTTTCGCCCTTCATCCTTGTCATATTTTCATGCTCTTCCTGCAAAGTGACCAAGACATCTGGATCAATTGCACATGTATGGGAGCAGGATATCAACAACCCCTGGCTTAATTTACAGAAAATCTAGAAGAGTTTTAGGTATTCAGCCCCATTCCGCTTCCTGGTAAGAATTCTCACTTTTACTGTTGCTGTTAGGTTGGACAGTTTGGAGACATACAAGTAAAACTGTAAAAGGAATAGGAGGAAATATGATTTTGTGTTCATATCAGATCCATTGTTGGATTACAGGCAGATAAAGGATCAGTCAACATCACATACTGCCCGAAACCAGGATGCTAGTAGTTAGAAACAAATTAAACAATAATCTTGTAAATAACAAACTATTACTACTATGGAGTATGTGAATTAAGTAACTGCAGTTGAGGTCGACCGAAAACAGCAAAGACGGCAGCAGCAGATTTTCTGCTGGACGAGAGTCGAGAGCTGCTGCAGAAAAAGGTTTACCTAACCAATCCCGCAATTATAATAAGACATTACGAAATCGGTTGACAAAATCCACCCAGTGTCCGACCTTATTTGACAGTACTGACTACCACCCACACGTGCACAAGAATTGACCAATTACCAAACAATTCGTTCCCATACCATACCTTGAGCTGTGCCAGCGCcgccggcgtctcggtgaggaacTTGACGGCGACGGTCATGAGGACGGACGTGGTCTCGTAGCCAGCAACGAGAAGGGAGAGGCAGAAGTCCACCATCTCCTCCTCCGAGAAGCTCCCGCCCTCCGCCTGGAGAAGCTCCTCCACCATgtccttcttctccctcttgaCGTCTGCATCCTCCGGCGCTCCACCACTGTCCTGTGTTCGCTCCTCCATCCTCTTCCTTATGACCTCCCTCAGCGCTCCGGCCACCTTCTTCCTCGACTGAAGCAAATCAGATGGTAGAAAGTTACGGCAAACGCGCATTAATTCGTTCAAACGCAATGTGCAGATGAGGAAGTGAAGGGGGGATGAAGGCAAAAGGACGAGCACCTTGAGGGCCTGGCCGTAGGTAGTGAAGGGGAGTAGCGAGGCGAACGGGAAGGAGATGGAGAAGAAGCCGTCGATGAGCTTGACGTACTCGCGGCGGAGGCTCTCGGTCCAGGGCCCCGGCTCGATGCTGACGAGCTGTTTGACGGTGAGGTTGAAGGTGATCTTCTTGGCCTCGTCGAGGAGGCGCACGGTGGCGGCGGGCTCCCACTGGCGCATGGTGGCGAGCACGAGGCGGTCGATGTGCGCGAGGAGGGGCGGCGAGGCGGGGCGGCCGAGGCGGGTGAGGGTGAGGGAGTGGAGGCGCTTGTGCGCGGCGCCGCGGGTGAGGAGCAGGGAGCGCGCGCCGAGGAGCGTGGTGATGGAGGACGGGTAGCTGCAGCTGACGGCGCGGCcctcggcggcgaggaggaggcggttgAAGGCCGGGTCGGCGGAGAAGACGGTGCGCTCGCCGAAGATGTGGGTGGTGAAGACGCCGCCGTGCCGCGCCACGCGCTCGTCGATGAAGGGCTCCGGGTTGGGCGTCTTGTACGCCGAGATGAGCCGCAGCGTCTCGCCGATCAGGGGCAGCCCCGTGCTCCCCGGCGGCAGCCGCGGCCTCTGCTTCCGGCCcccagccgcgcgccccgcaaGGAACCATCTGAATACTAGCGCGGCGAAGACGATGATGGCAACGGCTGCGGCGAGGAGCTGCGGCGCGCCGGCGTCCATGGCCATGGGCGTGGGCGTGTGCGGTTTGGCTTGGTTGGGTGCGGGTGGGGAGTGGAAGTGAGATTGATGACGGTGCGACAGGCAGAGGAGGGGGAGGGGCATGTTTGGGAGCTTTTCTAGGTGGGTTTATATAAAAGTAATCGGAGCTTGAGGAAAGGCAATGGATAGATAGAAAAAACTACGTGCTGTGCTCTGCCCTGGTCCAAAAGAGGAATGTCTGTGCAGTGGCCATGTTGTTggagaaaagaaaaagggatgtacaatgatttttggtaaaacaatAGCACACTGCTTTTCTGCAAATCTCCGGTGTACGAATactttttttaaaatttagaCTATATATAAAATCTCACCAGCTACCTGTGGTGCAACTGTGGCATATGTAAACATCATTTCGGTCTGCAGGTTACATTTATAGTGAGGTGGGGGTGAACATGATTAGATACTCATCCAACAGGATTATATATCATTTTTCATAAAGCCGTTTTTATTAGATTTGGAATTTAGTATCTGGAATATGCACCCACACACACTGAATAAAATCAAAATACATACTAGTCATTTATAtccatatctatatctatatttaTAGCTGTatcgatatatatatatctatatctaAT encodes:
- the LOC124652988 gene encoding cytochrome P450 90A4-like → MDAGAPQLLAAAVAIIVFAALVFRWFLAGRAAGGRKQRPRLPPGSTGLPLIGETLRLISAYKTPNPEPFIDERVARHGGVFTTHIFGERTVFSADPAFNRLLLAAEGRAVSCSYPSSITTLLGARSLLLTRGAAHKRLHSLTLTRLGRPASPPLLAHIDRLVLATMRQWEPAATVRLLDEAKKITFNLTVKQLVSIEPGPWTESLRREYVKLIDGFFSISFPFASLLPFTTYGQALKSRKKVAGALREVIRKRMEERTQDSGGAPEDADVKREKKDMVEELLQAEGGSFSEEEMVDFCLSLLVAGYETTSVLMTVAVKFLTETPAALAQLKEEHENMTRMKGENQPLEWSDYKSMTFTQCVINESLRVANIISGVFRRANTDIHFNGYTIPKGCKIFASFRAVHLNTEHYENARVFDPWRWQSNNKLQNEVGANLFTPFGGGPRLCPGYELARVVISVFLHHLVMRFTWEAAEEDRLVFFPTTRILKGYPINLRRRS